CTAGTCGGCGCCGTGACGGAAGGGATTCGCGGCGAGCAGGAGATCCGGGCGGCAATTCTCGACGGCTTCGAGCGCGCCAACGAGCGGGTGCTCGCCCTCGGTGTCGGAGCGGCGACGACTCTCTCCGTCGCCGAGATCGATGGGCGTTCGGTTCGTCCCTACCACGTCGGTGATTCCTTCATCCTCGTGACCGGCAATCGAGGCCGGATCAAGCTGCAGACGATCTCCCACTCGCCCGTGGGGTACGGGGTCGAGTCGGGTCTGCTCGACGAGCACGCGGCGATGCACCACGAGGAGCGGCACGTGATCAGCAACGTCATCGGAAGCAGCGACATGCGCATCGATGTGGGGATCCCGCTGAAGCTCGACCCCCGCGACACCCTTCTGCTCGCGAGCGACGGGCTGTCCGACAACCTTCACACCGATGAGATCGTCGAACGGGTCCGCCGAGGCGCTCTCGAGACCGTCACCCGCCGGTTGTACCAGAGCGTTCACGAACGGATGGCGGAGTCCGACGGCGATAGCCCCTCGAAGCCGGACGATGTGACGTTTCTGATCTTTCGTCTGGCGAAGTGACGCGCGCTTCGCGGAAATCAGTGAGCTTCGACGGACCGAATCACCTTCCCGCCGAGCATGACGAAGGAGACGTTTTCGAAAACGGCGAGATTGCGGAGTGGATCACCCGGAACGGCGATGATGTCGGCGAGCTTTCCCGCTTCGAGGGTTCCGATCCGGTCCTGCCAACCGAGGAGC
This genomic interval from Vicinamibacteria bacterium contains the following:
- a CDS encoding protein phosphatase 2C domain-containing protein, coding for MGLAPRLEIGEARVYVEQEHLKEAFFAIGSGRVSVHSRKNPARATSNEDAAAVLVTGNDSAVLAVADGLGGARAGQHASATAVHSLVGAVTEGIRGEQEIRAAILDGFERANERVLALGVGAATTLSVAEIDGRSVRPYHVGDSFILVTGNRGRIKLQTISHSPVGYGVESGLLDEHAAMHHEERHVISNVIGSSDMRIDVGIPLKLDPRDTLLLASDGLSDNLHTDEIVERVRRGALETVTRRLYQSVHERMAESDGDSPSKPDDVTFLIFRLAK